The following nucleotide sequence is from Corynebacterium hindlerae.
AACGACCGGATCTGGCAGGTCGACGGAATACATGTTGGCGCCGCGTACCGACGACAATGCAGTCAAAACGAGTACACGCATCGAAGCGAAGGAGCTCTCGGACGACTCGGAGACTACGCGCCCCAAACAGCTGGTCATTGCGGCCCTCAGCAGGATTGGTGCTCCAATGAGGCGTAACCGAGTAGCGAAGGAAACGGGCCTGAAAGGAAACCATGCCTACCGAATCCTCAAAGAACTCATTGCCGAAGGCGTGGTCGGCTACGACAAAGATCCGGATGACAAGCGCGCATTCCGGTACTTTTTAAAACGCCCCCGATGAAGTGGCGGGGCGGAAGGCAGCATACTAGCTACCCAACCTGCGCGCTCGAACACCTCATCCACCGCGTCTTTGCCAGCGTGCGCCTTGACGCATCCGTGGTGACCAAAGTCGGCGGCACTGCCCAAGCCACCGAATGGTTCCTCGCCCCGCTGGAAGCGATCAACCGCGCCATCGATCTCATCGGATCCGGCGACATCGTGGACTACGTCTACAGTCGGGAAAT
It contains:
- a CDS encoding globin family protein, which gives rise to MKWRGGRQHTSYPTCALEHLIHRVFASVRLDASVVTKVGGTAQATEWFLAPLEAINRAIDLIGSGDIVDYVYSREIGDMVRLK